A single window of Maylandia zebra isolate NMK-2024a linkage group LG2, Mzebra_GT3a, whole genome shotgun sequence DNA harbors:
- the ppargc1b gene encoding peroxisome proliferator-activated receptor gamma coactivator 1-beta isoform X4 yields the protein MHANITHLFYYGEEEVCSDRLDTDFPDIDLSQLDTSDFDSVNCLSELQWCNDQSANASPASIHYSTADELFEIEEENAALLAALTDSLDGIVDAEVGGLSVFPALGEEPSQEEEDGLSLSAEDFSQPLGSETEDPSLLKKLLLTPPNMPAGMDVHKEGVNGHRYCNRSLRLRPVRPLLKSDVPQERKPRAVRPAGRLCTELHRHLTTTEDTVAPDTEEEDEEEEDEDSESEEEEEEEESSSSEAEGAASVAAAPVEAPKPQFSSEKELQSVVELIRYMHTYCLPSRKQQGWDRKDRDLLRSRARPEAPRSPATTSHSRVVLVAGPGTGGGSTGSASTATRKLPFARRREMKADSLLRTLLQQSSSFDVSKPYRLHRPPYSLSPDRTGEPAPSGPAQIPTSANPKPDLETPERRSHSSEPPRSLEKTADCSGSFSVRRSRRLASFPSRFAKRLRPERAREEDRKEGRVGLKLPPTQAGGESATETLRGKLTSSELSHPCCHEKPACLCLPLNTKSAGESQYSTKAFEQTLSVDLCGTAGLTPPTTPPHKPVEDELFKPADGGKGGGGGSEPAHLASNSSAAVKTSSWASRAHHQRKLPEQTELYAQLRRMGQASETDAHRGFGDHDYCLLSLGESRKRSAAIFGAMLQGRAESERVGAPTPRVAKEEREGKESEDGLVHPEAAEPREQLTSSSSPPSDRQSDAATPPASEEEAEGSSVSRSPSPIPHLCPNSPSSKKDSSENSEICPDDTQGIKANPDEDNCQVFYIHNLPSSVTQNMLRKRFQIFGKAEDCKVIICNEERCGVIKIRSSGVQKHWREREGVFQNGPVSPRRLTRKRYIDLDEAGPGPVKSKYDAMDFDTLLKEAQKSLHR from the exons TatggggaggaggaggtgtgtTCGGACCGTCTGGACACCGACTTCCCGGACATTGACCTCTCCCAGCTGGACACCAGCGACTTTGACAGCGTCAACTGCCTCAGCGAGCTGCAGTGGTGCAACGATCAGTCGGCCAACGCGTCGCCGGCCTCCATTCACTACAGCACAGCAGACGAGCTGTTCGAG ATAGAAGAGGAGAACGCGGCTCTGCTCGCCGCTCTCACCGACAGTTTGGATGGGATTGTGGATGCCGAGGTGGGTGGACTCTCTGTGTTCCCCGCCCTGGGGGAGGAGCCCAGCCAAGAAGAGGAAGATGGTCTTTCTCTCAGCGCCGAGGACTTCAGCCAGCCTCTGGGGTCCGAGACCGAGGACCCGTCTCTG CTgaagaagctgctgctgacGCCTCCCAACATGCCTGCAGGCATGGACGTGCACAAAGAGGGCGTGAATGGCCATCGCTACTGCAACAGAAGCTTGCGCCTTCGTCCGGTCAGGCCTCTGCTGAAG AGTGACGTCCCTCAGGAGAGGAAGCCCCGGGCGGTGCGTCCCGCTGGGCGTCTGTGCACAGAGCTTCACCGCCACCTCACCACCACGGAGGACACTGTGGCTCCTGAcacggaggaggaggacgaggaagaggaggacgaggaCAGTGAgtctgaggaggaagaagaggaggaggagtccTCCAGcagtgaagcagagggagcGGCAAGCGTGGCCGCTGCCCCCGTTGAGGCACCGAAGCCTCAGTTCAGCTCAGAGAAGGAGCTGCAGTCTGTGGTGGAGTTGATCAGGTACATGCACACCTACTGCCTGCCCTCGCGCAAGCAGCAGGGCTGGGATCGTAAGGACCGTGACCTGCTGCGGTCCCGGGCCCGACCTGAGGCCCCCCGCTCACCTGCCACAACTTCTCACAGTAGAGTGGTACTGGTGGCTGGTCCCGGGACCGGTGGGGGCTCGACTGGGTCAGCCAGCACCGCCACCAGGAAGCTCCCCTTCGCTCGGCGAAGGGAGATGAAGGCAGACTCCCTTCTCCGCACGCTCTTGCAGCAGAGCAGCTCTTTTGACGTGAGCAAGCCTTACAGACTGCACCGCCCACCCTACTCTCTCAGCCCCGACCGAACGGGAGAACCCGCTCCCTCAGGCCCGGCCCAAATCCCCACCTCTGCCAACCCCAAGCCAGACCTTGAGACCCCTGAGAGGAGAAGCCACTCCTCTGAGCCACCACGAAGCCTGGAGAAGACTGCAGACTGCAGCGGCTCCTTCTCAGTTCGGCGCTCACGCCGGCTGGCATCGTTTCCCAGCCGCTTTGCCAAAAGGCTGCGGCCTGAACGGGCCAGGGAAGAAGACAGGAAGGAGGGACGGGTGGGGCTCAAACTGCCGCCCACCCAAGCTGGAGGGGAAAGCGCGACGGAGACGTTGAGGGGAAAGCTAACGTCCAGTGAGCTGAGTCACCCCTGCTGCCACG AAAAGCCAGCCTGCCTGTGTCTGCCTCTCAACACAAAGTCTGCAGG AGAGTCCCAGTACAGCACCAAGGCCTTTGAGCAGACGCTCAGCGTGGACCTGTGCGGAACGGCGG GTCTCACCCCTCCCACGACTCCGCCTCACAAGCCCGTGGAAGACGAGCTGTTCAAGCCGGCAGACGGAGGAAAAGGTGGAGGTGGCGGAAGCGAGCCCGCCCACCTGGCTTCAAACAGCAGTGCTGCCGTAAAGACCTCGTCCTGGGCGAGCCGGGCTCACCACCAGCGGAAGCTGCCAGAGCAGACGGAGCTATACGCTCAGCTGAGGCGCATGGGCCAGGCCAGCGAGACTGACGCCCACCGTGGCTTTGGTGACCATGACTACTGTCTGCTGAGCCTCGGCGAGAGCCGCAAGCGTAGCGCTGCCATCTTTGGCGCCATGTTACAGGGACgagcagagagcgagagagtCGGTGCTCCAACTCCCAGAGTGGCCAAGGAGGAGCGGGAAGGGAAGGAGAGCGAAGACGGGCTGGTGCACCCGGAGGCTGCAGAGCCGCGGGAGCAGCTGACATCGTCATCGTCACCCCCATCAGACCGCCAGTCGGACGCTGCCACGCCGCCAGCTTCTGAAGAAGAGGCAGAGGGCTCGTCGGTGTCTCGCTCGCCCTCGCCCATCCCCCACCTGTGCCCCAACTCCCCCTCCAGCAAGAAAGACTCCAG TGAGAACTCGGAGATTTGTCCTGACGACACGCAGGGGATCAAAGCCAATCCTGACGAG GACAACTGCCAGGTGTTTTACATCCACAACCTGCCGAGCAGCGTGACCCAGAACATGCTGAGGAAACGCTTTCAGATTTTCGGCAAAGCAGAGGACTGCAAAGTCATCATCTGCAAcga GGAGCGTTGCGGGGTGATAAAGATCCGCTCATCGGGCGTTCAGAAGCACTGGAGAGAGCGGGAAGGTGTTTTCCAGAACGGACCGGTGAGCCCGCGGAGGCTGACGAGGAAGCGCTACATAGACCTCG ATGAGGCAGGTCCCGGCCCGGTCAAGAGCAAGTACGACGCAATGGACTTTGACACTTTGCTGAAGGAGGCCCAAAAGTCCCTGCACCGCTGA
- the ppargc1b gene encoding peroxisome proliferator-activated receptor gamma coactivator 1-beta isoform X3, producing MADCAALLDEELSSFVFSYLTESSRSQYGEEEVCSDRLDTDFPDIDLSQLDTSDFDSVNCLSELQWCNDQSANASPASIHYSTADELFEIEEENAALLAALTDSLDGIVDAEVGGLSVFPALGEEPSQEEEDGLSLSAEDFSQPLGSETEDPSLLKKLLLTPPNMPAGMDVHKEGVNGHRYCNRSLRLRPVRPLLKSDVPQERKPRAVRPAGRLCTELHRHLTTTEDTVAPDTEEEDEEEEDEDSESEEEEEEEESSSSEAEGAASVAAAPVEAPKPQFSSEKELQSVVELIRYMHTYCLPSRKQQGWDRKDRDLLRSRARPEAPRSPATTSHSRVVLVAGPGTGGGSTGSASTATRKLPFARRREMKADSLLRTLLQQSSSFDVSKPYRLHRPPYSLSPDRTGEPAPSGPAQIPTSANPKPDLETPERRSHSSEPPRSLEKTADCSGSFSVRRSRRLASFPSRFAKRLRPERAREEDRKEGRVGLKLPPTQAGGESATETLRGKLTSSELSHPCCHEKPACLCLPLNTKSAGESQYSTKAFEQTLSVDLCGTAGLTPPTTPPHKPVEDELFKPADGGKGGGGGSEPAHLASNSSAAVKTSSWASRAHHQRKLPEQTELYAQLRRMGQASETDAHRGFGDHDYCLLSLGESRKRSAAIFGAMLQGRAESERVGAPTPRVAKEEREGKESEDGLVHPEAAEPREQLTSSSSPPSDRQSDAATPPASEEEAEGSSVSRSPSPIPHLCPNSPSSKKDSSENSEICPDDTQGIKANPDEDNCQVFYIHNLPSSVTQNMLRKRFQIFGKAEDCKVIICNEERCGVIKIRSSGVQKHWREREGVFQNGPVSPRRLTRKRYIDLDEAGPGPVKSKYDAMDFDTLLKEAQKSLHR from the exons TatggggaggaggaggtgtgtTCGGACCGTCTGGACACCGACTTCCCGGACATTGACCTCTCCCAGCTGGACACCAGCGACTTTGACAGCGTCAACTGCCTCAGCGAGCTGCAGTGGTGCAACGATCAGTCGGCCAACGCGTCGCCGGCCTCCATTCACTACAGCACAGCAGACGAGCTGTTCGAG ATAGAAGAGGAGAACGCGGCTCTGCTCGCCGCTCTCACCGACAGTTTGGATGGGATTGTGGATGCCGAGGTGGGTGGACTCTCTGTGTTCCCCGCCCTGGGGGAGGAGCCCAGCCAAGAAGAGGAAGATGGTCTTTCTCTCAGCGCCGAGGACTTCAGCCAGCCTCTGGGGTCCGAGACCGAGGACCCGTCTCTG CTgaagaagctgctgctgacGCCTCCCAACATGCCTGCAGGCATGGACGTGCACAAAGAGGGCGTGAATGGCCATCGCTACTGCAACAGAAGCTTGCGCCTTCGTCCGGTCAGGCCTCTGCTGAAG AGTGACGTCCCTCAGGAGAGGAAGCCCCGGGCGGTGCGTCCCGCTGGGCGTCTGTGCACAGAGCTTCACCGCCACCTCACCACCACGGAGGACACTGTGGCTCCTGAcacggaggaggaggacgaggaagaggaggacgaggaCAGTGAgtctgaggaggaagaagaggaggaggagtccTCCAGcagtgaagcagagggagcGGCAAGCGTGGCCGCTGCCCCCGTTGAGGCACCGAAGCCTCAGTTCAGCTCAGAGAAGGAGCTGCAGTCTGTGGTGGAGTTGATCAGGTACATGCACACCTACTGCCTGCCCTCGCGCAAGCAGCAGGGCTGGGATCGTAAGGACCGTGACCTGCTGCGGTCCCGGGCCCGACCTGAGGCCCCCCGCTCACCTGCCACAACTTCTCACAGTAGAGTGGTACTGGTGGCTGGTCCCGGGACCGGTGGGGGCTCGACTGGGTCAGCCAGCACCGCCACCAGGAAGCTCCCCTTCGCTCGGCGAAGGGAGATGAAGGCAGACTCCCTTCTCCGCACGCTCTTGCAGCAGAGCAGCTCTTTTGACGTGAGCAAGCCTTACAGACTGCACCGCCCACCCTACTCTCTCAGCCCCGACCGAACGGGAGAACCCGCTCCCTCAGGCCCGGCCCAAATCCCCACCTCTGCCAACCCCAAGCCAGACCTTGAGACCCCTGAGAGGAGAAGCCACTCCTCTGAGCCACCACGAAGCCTGGAGAAGACTGCAGACTGCAGCGGCTCCTTCTCAGTTCGGCGCTCACGCCGGCTGGCATCGTTTCCCAGCCGCTTTGCCAAAAGGCTGCGGCCTGAACGGGCCAGGGAAGAAGACAGGAAGGAGGGACGGGTGGGGCTCAAACTGCCGCCCACCCAAGCTGGAGGGGAAAGCGCGACGGAGACGTTGAGGGGAAAGCTAACGTCCAGTGAGCTGAGTCACCCCTGCTGCCACG AAAAGCCAGCCTGCCTGTGTCTGCCTCTCAACACAAAGTCTGCAGG AGAGTCCCAGTACAGCACCAAGGCCTTTGAGCAGACGCTCAGCGTGGACCTGTGCGGAACGGCGG GTCTCACCCCTCCCACGACTCCGCCTCACAAGCCCGTGGAAGACGAGCTGTTCAAGCCGGCAGACGGAGGAAAAGGTGGAGGTGGCGGAAGCGAGCCCGCCCACCTGGCTTCAAACAGCAGTGCTGCCGTAAAGACCTCGTCCTGGGCGAGCCGGGCTCACCACCAGCGGAAGCTGCCAGAGCAGACGGAGCTATACGCTCAGCTGAGGCGCATGGGCCAGGCCAGCGAGACTGACGCCCACCGTGGCTTTGGTGACCATGACTACTGTCTGCTGAGCCTCGGCGAGAGCCGCAAGCGTAGCGCTGCCATCTTTGGCGCCATGTTACAGGGACgagcagagagcgagagagtCGGTGCTCCAACTCCCAGAGTGGCCAAGGAGGAGCGGGAAGGGAAGGAGAGCGAAGACGGGCTGGTGCACCCGGAGGCTGCAGAGCCGCGGGAGCAGCTGACATCGTCATCGTCACCCCCATCAGACCGCCAGTCGGACGCTGCCACGCCGCCAGCTTCTGAAGAAGAGGCAGAGGGCTCGTCGGTGTCTCGCTCGCCCTCGCCCATCCCCCACCTGTGCCCCAACTCCCCCTCCAGCAAGAAAGACTCCAG TGAGAACTCGGAGATTTGTCCTGACGACACGCAGGGGATCAAAGCCAATCCTGACGAG GACAACTGCCAGGTGTTTTACATCCACAACCTGCCGAGCAGCGTGACCCAGAACATGCTGAGGAAACGCTTTCAGATTTTCGGCAAAGCAGAGGACTGCAAAGTCATCATCTGCAAcga GGAGCGTTGCGGGGTGATAAAGATCCGCTCATCGGGCGTTCAGAAGCACTGGAGAGAGCGGGAAGGTGTTTTCCAGAACGGACCGGTGAGCCCGCGGAGGCTGACGAGGAAGCGCTACATAGACCTCG ATGAGGCAGGTCCCGGCCCGGTCAAGAGCAAGTACGACGCAATGGACTTTGACACTTTGCTGAAGGAGGCCCAAAAGTCCCTGCACCGCTGA
- the ppargc1b gene encoding peroxisome proliferator-activated receptor gamma coactivator 1-beta isoform X2, which translates to MASTALRSLSDPLIPEDLADMMEAGAGTASQYGEEEVCSDRLDTDFPDIDLSQLDTSDFDSVNCLSELQWCNDQSANASPASIHYSTADELFEIEEENAALLAALTDSLDGIVDAEVGGLSVFPALGEEPSQEEEDGLSLSAEDFSQPLGSETEDPSLLKKLLLTPPNMPAGMDVHKEGVNGHRYCNRSLRLRPVRPLLKSDVPQERKPRAVRPAGRLCTELHRHLTTTEDTVAPDTEEEDEEEEDEDSESEEEEEEEESSSSEAEGAASVAAAPVEAPKPQFSSEKELQSVVELIRYMHTYCLPSRKQQGWDRKDRDLLRSRARPEAPRSPATTSHSRVVLVAGPGTGGGSTGSASTATRKLPFARRREMKADSLLRTLLQQSSSFDVSKPYRLHRPPYSLSPDRTGEPAPSGPAQIPTSANPKPDLETPERRSHSSEPPRSLEKTADCSGSFSVRRSRRLASFPSRFAKRLRPERAREEDRKEGRVGLKLPPTQAGGESATETLRGKLTSSELSHPCCHEKPACLCLPLNTKSAGESQYSTKAFEQTLSVDLCGTAGLTPPTTPPHKPVEDELFKPADGGKGGGGGSEPAHLASNSSAAVKTSSWASRAHHQRKLPEQTELYAQLRRMGQASETDAHRGFGDHDYCLLSLGESRKRSAAIFGAMLQGRAESERVGAPTPRVAKEEREGKESEDGLVHPEAAEPREQLTSSSSPPSDRQSDAATPPASEEEAEGSSVSRSPSPIPHLCPNSPSSKKDSSENSEICPDDTQGIKANPDEDNCQVFYIHNLPSSVTQNMLRKRFQIFGKAEDCKVIICNEERCGVIKIRSSGVQKHWREREGVFQNGPVSPRRLTRKRYIDLDEAGPGPVKSKYDAMDFDTLLKEAQKSLHR; encoded by the exons TatggggaggaggaggtgtgtTCGGACCGTCTGGACACCGACTTCCCGGACATTGACCTCTCCCAGCTGGACACCAGCGACTTTGACAGCGTCAACTGCCTCAGCGAGCTGCAGTGGTGCAACGATCAGTCGGCCAACGCGTCGCCGGCCTCCATTCACTACAGCACAGCAGACGAGCTGTTCGAG ATAGAAGAGGAGAACGCGGCTCTGCTCGCCGCTCTCACCGACAGTTTGGATGGGATTGTGGATGCCGAGGTGGGTGGACTCTCTGTGTTCCCCGCCCTGGGGGAGGAGCCCAGCCAAGAAGAGGAAGATGGTCTTTCTCTCAGCGCCGAGGACTTCAGCCAGCCTCTGGGGTCCGAGACCGAGGACCCGTCTCTG CTgaagaagctgctgctgacGCCTCCCAACATGCCTGCAGGCATGGACGTGCACAAAGAGGGCGTGAATGGCCATCGCTACTGCAACAGAAGCTTGCGCCTTCGTCCGGTCAGGCCTCTGCTGAAG AGTGACGTCCCTCAGGAGAGGAAGCCCCGGGCGGTGCGTCCCGCTGGGCGTCTGTGCACAGAGCTTCACCGCCACCTCACCACCACGGAGGACACTGTGGCTCCTGAcacggaggaggaggacgaggaagaggaggacgaggaCAGTGAgtctgaggaggaagaagaggaggaggagtccTCCAGcagtgaagcagagggagcGGCAAGCGTGGCCGCTGCCCCCGTTGAGGCACCGAAGCCTCAGTTCAGCTCAGAGAAGGAGCTGCAGTCTGTGGTGGAGTTGATCAGGTACATGCACACCTACTGCCTGCCCTCGCGCAAGCAGCAGGGCTGGGATCGTAAGGACCGTGACCTGCTGCGGTCCCGGGCCCGACCTGAGGCCCCCCGCTCACCTGCCACAACTTCTCACAGTAGAGTGGTACTGGTGGCTGGTCCCGGGACCGGTGGGGGCTCGACTGGGTCAGCCAGCACCGCCACCAGGAAGCTCCCCTTCGCTCGGCGAAGGGAGATGAAGGCAGACTCCCTTCTCCGCACGCTCTTGCAGCAGAGCAGCTCTTTTGACGTGAGCAAGCCTTACAGACTGCACCGCCCACCCTACTCTCTCAGCCCCGACCGAACGGGAGAACCCGCTCCCTCAGGCCCGGCCCAAATCCCCACCTCTGCCAACCCCAAGCCAGACCTTGAGACCCCTGAGAGGAGAAGCCACTCCTCTGAGCCACCACGAAGCCTGGAGAAGACTGCAGACTGCAGCGGCTCCTTCTCAGTTCGGCGCTCACGCCGGCTGGCATCGTTTCCCAGCCGCTTTGCCAAAAGGCTGCGGCCTGAACGGGCCAGGGAAGAAGACAGGAAGGAGGGACGGGTGGGGCTCAAACTGCCGCCCACCCAAGCTGGAGGGGAAAGCGCGACGGAGACGTTGAGGGGAAAGCTAACGTCCAGTGAGCTGAGTCACCCCTGCTGCCACG AAAAGCCAGCCTGCCTGTGTCTGCCTCTCAACACAAAGTCTGCAGG AGAGTCCCAGTACAGCACCAAGGCCTTTGAGCAGACGCTCAGCGTGGACCTGTGCGGAACGGCGG GTCTCACCCCTCCCACGACTCCGCCTCACAAGCCCGTGGAAGACGAGCTGTTCAAGCCGGCAGACGGAGGAAAAGGTGGAGGTGGCGGAAGCGAGCCCGCCCACCTGGCTTCAAACAGCAGTGCTGCCGTAAAGACCTCGTCCTGGGCGAGCCGGGCTCACCACCAGCGGAAGCTGCCAGAGCAGACGGAGCTATACGCTCAGCTGAGGCGCATGGGCCAGGCCAGCGAGACTGACGCCCACCGTGGCTTTGGTGACCATGACTACTGTCTGCTGAGCCTCGGCGAGAGCCGCAAGCGTAGCGCTGCCATCTTTGGCGCCATGTTACAGGGACgagcagagagcgagagagtCGGTGCTCCAACTCCCAGAGTGGCCAAGGAGGAGCGGGAAGGGAAGGAGAGCGAAGACGGGCTGGTGCACCCGGAGGCTGCAGAGCCGCGGGAGCAGCTGACATCGTCATCGTCACCCCCATCAGACCGCCAGTCGGACGCTGCCACGCCGCCAGCTTCTGAAGAAGAGGCAGAGGGCTCGTCGGTGTCTCGCTCGCCCTCGCCCATCCCCCACCTGTGCCCCAACTCCCCCTCCAGCAAGAAAGACTCCAG TGAGAACTCGGAGATTTGTCCTGACGACACGCAGGGGATCAAAGCCAATCCTGACGAG GACAACTGCCAGGTGTTTTACATCCACAACCTGCCGAGCAGCGTGACCCAGAACATGCTGAGGAAACGCTTTCAGATTTTCGGCAAAGCAGAGGACTGCAAAGTCATCATCTGCAAcga GGAGCGTTGCGGGGTGATAAAGATCCGCTCATCGGGCGTTCAGAAGCACTGGAGAGAGCGGGAAGGTGTTTTCCAGAACGGACCGGTGAGCCCGCGGAGGCTGACGAGGAAGCGCTACATAGACCTCG ATGAGGCAGGTCCCGGCCCGGTCAAGAGCAAGTACGACGCAATGGACTTTGACACTTTGCTGAAGGAGGCCCAAAAGTCCCTGCACCGCTGA
- the ppargc1b gene encoding peroxisome proliferator-activated receptor gamma coactivator 1-beta isoform X1: protein MRIWNEGEEKKKETESRSVLLAMSKQNSLRSSTSPRRALDHNLSGPHFISAKYGEEEVCSDRLDTDFPDIDLSQLDTSDFDSVNCLSELQWCNDQSANASPASIHYSTADELFEIEEENAALLAALTDSLDGIVDAEVGGLSVFPALGEEPSQEEEDGLSLSAEDFSQPLGSETEDPSLLKKLLLTPPNMPAGMDVHKEGVNGHRYCNRSLRLRPVRPLLKSDVPQERKPRAVRPAGRLCTELHRHLTTTEDTVAPDTEEEDEEEEDEDSESEEEEEEEESSSSEAEGAASVAAAPVEAPKPQFSSEKELQSVVELIRYMHTYCLPSRKQQGWDRKDRDLLRSRARPEAPRSPATTSHSRVVLVAGPGTGGGSTGSASTATRKLPFARRREMKADSLLRTLLQQSSSFDVSKPYRLHRPPYSLSPDRTGEPAPSGPAQIPTSANPKPDLETPERRSHSSEPPRSLEKTADCSGSFSVRRSRRLASFPSRFAKRLRPERAREEDRKEGRVGLKLPPTQAGGESATETLRGKLTSSELSHPCCHEKPACLCLPLNTKSAGESQYSTKAFEQTLSVDLCGTAGLTPPTTPPHKPVEDELFKPADGGKGGGGGSEPAHLASNSSAAVKTSSWASRAHHQRKLPEQTELYAQLRRMGQASETDAHRGFGDHDYCLLSLGESRKRSAAIFGAMLQGRAESERVGAPTPRVAKEEREGKESEDGLVHPEAAEPREQLTSSSSPPSDRQSDAATPPASEEEAEGSSVSRSPSPIPHLCPNSPSSKKDSSENSEICPDDTQGIKANPDEDNCQVFYIHNLPSSVTQNMLRKRFQIFGKAEDCKVIICNEERCGVIKIRSSGVQKHWREREGVFQNGPVSPRRLTRKRYIDLDEAGPGPVKSKYDAMDFDTLLKEAQKSLHR, encoded by the exons TatggggaggaggaggtgtgtTCGGACCGTCTGGACACCGACTTCCCGGACATTGACCTCTCCCAGCTGGACACCAGCGACTTTGACAGCGTCAACTGCCTCAGCGAGCTGCAGTGGTGCAACGATCAGTCGGCCAACGCGTCGCCGGCCTCCATTCACTACAGCACAGCAGACGAGCTGTTCGAG ATAGAAGAGGAGAACGCGGCTCTGCTCGCCGCTCTCACCGACAGTTTGGATGGGATTGTGGATGCCGAGGTGGGTGGACTCTCTGTGTTCCCCGCCCTGGGGGAGGAGCCCAGCCAAGAAGAGGAAGATGGTCTTTCTCTCAGCGCCGAGGACTTCAGCCAGCCTCTGGGGTCCGAGACCGAGGACCCGTCTCTG CTgaagaagctgctgctgacGCCTCCCAACATGCCTGCAGGCATGGACGTGCACAAAGAGGGCGTGAATGGCCATCGCTACTGCAACAGAAGCTTGCGCCTTCGTCCGGTCAGGCCTCTGCTGAAG AGTGACGTCCCTCAGGAGAGGAAGCCCCGGGCGGTGCGTCCCGCTGGGCGTCTGTGCACAGAGCTTCACCGCCACCTCACCACCACGGAGGACACTGTGGCTCCTGAcacggaggaggaggacgaggaagaggaggacgaggaCAGTGAgtctgaggaggaagaagaggaggaggagtccTCCAGcagtgaagcagagggagcGGCAAGCGTGGCCGCTGCCCCCGTTGAGGCACCGAAGCCTCAGTTCAGCTCAGAGAAGGAGCTGCAGTCTGTGGTGGAGTTGATCAGGTACATGCACACCTACTGCCTGCCCTCGCGCAAGCAGCAGGGCTGGGATCGTAAGGACCGTGACCTGCTGCGGTCCCGGGCCCGACCTGAGGCCCCCCGCTCACCTGCCACAACTTCTCACAGTAGAGTGGTACTGGTGGCTGGTCCCGGGACCGGTGGGGGCTCGACTGGGTCAGCCAGCACCGCCACCAGGAAGCTCCCCTTCGCTCGGCGAAGGGAGATGAAGGCAGACTCCCTTCTCCGCACGCTCTTGCAGCAGAGCAGCTCTTTTGACGTGAGCAAGCCTTACAGACTGCACCGCCCACCCTACTCTCTCAGCCCCGACCGAACGGGAGAACCCGCTCCCTCAGGCCCGGCCCAAATCCCCACCTCTGCCAACCCCAAGCCAGACCTTGAGACCCCTGAGAGGAGAAGCCACTCCTCTGAGCCACCACGAAGCCTGGAGAAGACTGCAGACTGCAGCGGCTCCTTCTCAGTTCGGCGCTCACGCCGGCTGGCATCGTTTCCCAGCCGCTTTGCCAAAAGGCTGCGGCCTGAACGGGCCAGGGAAGAAGACAGGAAGGAGGGACGGGTGGGGCTCAAACTGCCGCCCACCCAAGCTGGAGGGGAAAGCGCGACGGAGACGTTGAGGGGAAAGCTAACGTCCAGTGAGCTGAGTCACCCCTGCTGCCACG AAAAGCCAGCCTGCCTGTGTCTGCCTCTCAACACAAAGTCTGCAGG AGAGTCCCAGTACAGCACCAAGGCCTTTGAGCAGACGCTCAGCGTGGACCTGTGCGGAACGGCGG GTCTCACCCCTCCCACGACTCCGCCTCACAAGCCCGTGGAAGACGAGCTGTTCAAGCCGGCAGACGGAGGAAAAGGTGGAGGTGGCGGAAGCGAGCCCGCCCACCTGGCTTCAAACAGCAGTGCTGCCGTAAAGACCTCGTCCTGGGCGAGCCGGGCTCACCACCAGCGGAAGCTGCCAGAGCAGACGGAGCTATACGCTCAGCTGAGGCGCATGGGCCAGGCCAGCGAGACTGACGCCCACCGTGGCTTTGGTGACCATGACTACTGTCTGCTGAGCCTCGGCGAGAGCCGCAAGCGTAGCGCTGCCATCTTTGGCGCCATGTTACAGGGACgagcagagagcgagagagtCGGTGCTCCAACTCCCAGAGTGGCCAAGGAGGAGCGGGAAGGGAAGGAGAGCGAAGACGGGCTGGTGCACCCGGAGGCTGCAGAGCCGCGGGAGCAGCTGACATCGTCATCGTCACCCCCATCAGACCGCCAGTCGGACGCTGCCACGCCGCCAGCTTCTGAAGAAGAGGCAGAGGGCTCGTCGGTGTCTCGCTCGCCCTCGCCCATCCCCCACCTGTGCCCCAACTCCCCCTCCAGCAAGAAAGACTCCAG TGAGAACTCGGAGATTTGTCCTGACGACACGCAGGGGATCAAAGCCAATCCTGACGAG GACAACTGCCAGGTGTTTTACATCCACAACCTGCCGAGCAGCGTGACCCAGAACATGCTGAGGAAACGCTTTCAGATTTTCGGCAAAGCAGAGGACTGCAAAGTCATCATCTGCAAcga GGAGCGTTGCGGGGTGATAAAGATCCGCTCATCGGGCGTTCAGAAGCACTGGAGAGAGCGGGAAGGTGTTTTCCAGAACGGACCGGTGAGCCCGCGGAGGCTGACGAGGAAGCGCTACATAGACCTCG ATGAGGCAGGTCCCGGCCCGGTCAAGAGCAAGTACGACGCAATGGACTTTGACACTTTGCTGAAGGAGGCCCAAAAGTCCCTGCACCGCTGA